A window from Citrus sinensis cultivar Valencia sweet orange chromosome 5, DVS_A1.0, whole genome shotgun sequence encodes these proteins:
- the LOC127902247 gene encoding receptor-like protein 8: MGSGSKMVIMLVLSVLLILEVGWSEGCLEHERFALLRLRHFFSSPSRLQNWEDEQGDFCQWESVECSNTTGRVIGLDLSDTRNEDLGEGYLNAFLFTPFQQLESLILSNNSIAGCVENEGLEMLSRLSNLKFLDLRMNLFKNSISSSLARLSSLISLSLSHNKLEGSIEVKGSSKLQSLDLSHNNLNRIILSSLTTLSELYLSGMGFEGTFDVQEFDSLSNLEELYLSNNKGINNFVVPQDYRGLSKLKRLDLSGVGIRDGSELLRSMGSFPSLKTLFLEANNFTATTTQELHNFTNLEFLNLRHSSLDINLLKTIASFTSLKNLSMVSCEVNGVLDGQDNTTLHESYIDTSSPESSETSFVDEGFAFYKEKKIQETFKFTTKNIAYTYRGRVISYLSELDLSYNKLIGQIPPQIGNLTRIQTLNLSYNNLTGSIPSTFSNLKHIKSLDLSYNKLDGKIPLQLVELNTLAVFNVAHNNLSGKIPEWTAQFATFNESSYEGNPFLCGLPLPKSCNEKASPATEPKTSTSRGKDDYLIDMDSFYISFTISYIIVILGIMGVLYVNPYW; this comes from the exons ATGGGCAGTGGTTCAAAAATGGTGATAATGTTAGTTTTGTcagtattattaatattagaaGTGGGGTGGAGTGAGGGATGCTTGGAGCATGAGAGATTTGCTCTTTTGAGGCTTAGACATTTCTTCAGTTCTCCTTCTAGACTTCAAAATTGGGAAGATGAGCAAGGAGATTTCTGTCAGTGGGAAAGCGTTGAGTGCAGCAACACCACAGGCCGAGTGATAGGATTAGACCTTTCTGATACTAGGAATGAGGATCTGGGAGAAGGATATCTGAATGCTTTTTTGTTTACTCCCTTTCAACAACTCGAGTCACTTATTTTAAGTAATAACAGTATTGCTGGTTGTGTTGAGAATGAAG GTCTAGAGATGCTATCAAGATTGAGCAACCTAAAATTTCTTGATTTACGTATGAACTTGTTTAAGAATAGCATCTCATCATCTCTGGCTCGTCTTTCATCATTAATATCGTTATCTTTGTCTCATAATAAATTGGAAGGAAGCATTGAAGTTAAAG gTTCGAGTAAGTTGCAGTCTCTCGATTTAAGTCATAACAACCTCAACCGTATCATCTTATCTTCTTTAACTACCCTTTCTGAATTATATCTAAGTGGTATGGGATTCGAAGGAACTTTTGATGTTCAAG AATTTGATTCGTTGAGCAACTTAGAAGAGTTGTACCTGAGCAACAATAAAGGAATCAACAATTTTGTGGTTCCTCAAg ATTACAGAGGTTTGAGTAAGTTGAAAAGGCTTGATCTATCGGGAGTTGGAATTAGAGATGGAAGCGAGTTGTTGCGGTCAATGGGATCATTCCCATCCCTCAAGACTCTTTTCCTTGAAGCTAACAATTTTACAGCGACCACAACTCAAG AGCTGCACAATTTCACCAACTTGGAATTTTTAAACTTGCGCCATTCCTCTCTCGATATAAACCTTCTGAAAACCATTGCATCATTCACTTCGTTAAAGAATTTGTCAATGGTGTCTTGTGAAGTCAATGGGGTCCTCGACGGTCAAG ATAACACTACACTTCATGAAAGTTACATTGATACTTCTAGTCCTGAGTCATCGGAAACATCTTTTGTTGATGAAGGGTTTGCGttttacaaagaaaagaaaatccaagAAACCTTCAAATTCACAACAAAGAACATTGCCTACACATACCGAGGAAGAGTAATTAGCTACTTGTCCGAACTTGATCTTTCATATAACAAGTTAATCGGTCAGATTCCTCCTCAGATTGGAAATTTGACCAGGATTCAGACATTGAATCTATCATACAACAACTTGACAGGATCAATCCCATCAACATTTTCAAACCTAAAGCATATCAAAAGTTTGGATCTTTCCTACAACAAATTGGATGGGAAAATTCCTCTTCAACTTGTAGAGTTAAATACATTGGCAGTTTTTAATGTGGCACACAATAACTTATCAGGCAAGATCCCAGAGTGGACTGCACAATTTGCAACCTTCAATGAGAGTAGCTATGAGGGGAATCCTTTTCTTTGTGGATTACCATTGCCCAAGAGTTGCAACGAAAAGGCATCACCAGCAACGGAGCCAAAAACTTCAACTAGTAGAGGAAAAgatgattatttaattgacatGGACAGTTTCTATATCAGTTTTACAATATCCTACATAATTGTGATTTTGGGAATCATGGGTGTTTTATATGTGAATCCTTATTGGTGA